A window of the Lactuca sativa cultivar Salinas chromosome 5, Lsat_Salinas_v11, whole genome shotgun sequence genome harbors these coding sequences:
- the LOC111913243 gene encoding ethylene-responsive transcription factor ERF026, which translates to MANRRRPNSSGFQQHTSQSTAPGGSSGRHPVYRGIRLRAGKWVSEIREPNQTKRIWLGTYATPEMAAAAYDVAALALKGTNAVLNFPDSVISSTLPENPTADDIRAAAARAAAARAPGYETGGGSTTSVGGTNTAPPGAYMDDEPNLWSDMAEGMLLSPPRMDSSPPPDDGTDQSGGGNLWNY; encoded by the coding sequence ATGGCTAACCGTCGACGCCCCAACTCCTCCGGTTTCCAGCAGCATACCTCTCAATCCACGGCACCTGGTGGCTCCTCCGGTCGCCACCCAGTTTACCGTGGTATCCGTTTGCGAGCTGGAAAATGGGTTTCTGAAATTCGTGAACCGAACCAGACCAAGCGCATATGGCTTGGCACGTATGCCACACCGGAAATGGCAGCAGCTGCTTACGACGTGGCTGCATTGGCACTCAAAGGTACGAATGCAGTTCTAAACTTTCCAGACTCTGTTATTTCAAGTACACTTCCAGAGAATCCAACTGCTGATGACATCCGTGCAGCAGCTGCGAGAGCAGCTGCCGCTCGAGCACCGGGATATGAAACTGGTGGTGGAAGCACGACGTCGGTGGGAGGTACAAATACAGCCCCTCCTGGTGCATATATGGACGATGAACCCAATCTGTGGTCTGACATGGCGGAGGGAATGCTGCTAAGTCCACCAAGGATGGATTCCAGTCCGCCACCTGATGATGGAACAGATCAGTCCGGTGGAGGCAATCTATGGAATTACTAA